One Artemia franciscana unplaced genomic scaffold, ASM3288406v1 Scaffold_2997, whole genome shotgun sequence genomic region harbors:
- the LOC136043107 gene encoding replicative DNA helicase-like has translation MMLSNRAVDEAIETLRGADFHIPRHELIFTAISVLHNDRKPTDVVAVTDELIRVGELDRAGGADYLHTLTSIVPSASSTGYYARIVGDAAERRRARTAAAKAALIADDPTIPAGEVAELARAAFDDVERVTAKGAEFIGDWYLDFLAGLDQKPTYTPTPWYDLDRLINGFADGRMYVIAATTGSGKTIVALQIARHIAESRPVLFVSLEMGRDEIAARLAAQTGMVFLGAINRHSLSKEQWEALGKHREEIQKLPLAIVSADEVSTLPQLKAKVRQITRKAGKAPAVIVDYLQLLTSTGQVENRQQEVAGFSRGLKLAAQQWGAPVIALSQLRRGQGGAEGEGTADLGPEGVGADRERRRRGVAAAPETVRARVGRVEGDCREEPAGADG, from the coding sequence ATGATGCTCTCCAACCGTGCCGTCGATGAAGCTATCGAAACCCTGCGCGGGGCGGATTTCCACATTCCCCGGCATGAGCTGATTTTCACCGCGATCTCCGTGCTGCATAACGACCGGAAACCGACCGATGTGGTTGCGGTCACGGATGAGCTGATCCGTGTCGGGGAACTCGATAGGGCTGGGGGTGCGGACTACCTGCACACGCTCACCTCGATTGTCCCGTCCGCGTCGAGCACCGGGTATTACGCCCGGATCGTGGGAGATGCTGCGGAACGCCGCAGGGCCCGCACAGCAGCCGCCAAAGCGGCACTGATCGCCGATGACCCGACTATCCCCGCAGGGGAGGTTGCTGAGCTCGCCAGGGCTGCTTTCGATGATGTGGAGAGGGTGACCGCGAAGGGTGCCGAGTTCATCGGGGACTGGTACCTCGACTTCCTCGCTGGCCTGGATCAGAAACCGACCTACACACCTACCCCCTGGTATGACCTGGACCGGTTGATCAACGGGTTCGCTGATGGCCGCATGTACGTGATCGCCGCGACCACAGGGTCGGGGAAAACGATCGTGGCGTTGCAGATCGCCCGGCATATCGCGGAGTCCCGCCCAGTGTTGTTCGTGTCGCTCGAAATGGGGCGGGATGAGATCGCGGCGAGGTTGGCGGCTCAGACGGGGATGGTGTTCCTCGGCGCGATAAACCGGCACTCGCTGTCGAAGGAGCAGTGGGAGGCGTTGGGGAAGCACCGGGAGGAGATCCAGAAGCTTCCGTTGGCGATCGTGTCGGCGGATGAGGTGTCGACTCTGCCGCAGTTGAAAGCGAAGGTGCGGCAGATCACCCGGAAAGCAGGAAAAGCGCCCGCGGTGATCGTGGACTACCTGCAACTGCTGACGTCGACGGGGCAGGTGGAGAACCGGCAGCAGGAGGTTGCGGGGTTCAGTCGGGGTTTGAAGCTCGCGGCGCAGCAGTGGGGCGCGCCCGTGATCGCGTTGTCGCAGCTCAGGCGTGGTCAGGGCGGGGCAGAAGGCGAAGGAACCGCAGATCTCGGACCTGAGGGAGTCGGGGCAGATCGAGAACGACGCCGACGTGGTGTTGCTGCTGCACCGGAAACCGTCAGGGCCCGCGTCGGACGAGTTGAAGGTGATTGTCGGGAAGAACCGGCAGGGGCAGACGGGTGA